From Deltaproteobacteria bacterium, the proteins below share one genomic window:
- a CDS encoding ABC transporter substrate-binding protein, which translates to MVEKEIIQIAHSPDSDDAFMFYALANGKIETDEFEFQHILKDIESLNQAAFNQVYEVSAISLHAFPKVAKNYALLSSGASVGDNYGPMVVAKTPYALDAIAEKTVAVPGLNTTALLALKIFEPNLNFMVMPFDEIMPAIESGKVDLGLIIHEGQLTYREKGFHLILDLGVWWKAKFGLPLPLGGNIIRKDLGIDKMKKIAQLIYQGIKYSLEHREEALAYALSFARGMDPKTADQFVGMYVNELTLDYGEVGRKAVMKLYEEAVGKQILPELPKVEFLSPD; encoded by the coding sequence ATGGTTGAAAAAGAAATTATTCAAATTGCCCATAGCCCCGATAGCGATGATGCCTTCATGTTTTATGCCTTGGCTAATGGTAAAATCGAAACCGACGAATTTGAATTTCAACATATCTTAAAAGATATCGAAAGCTTAAACCAAGCGGCTTTTAATCAAGTTTATGAGGTTTCGGCCATTTCATTGCATGCCTTTCCTAAGGTGGCCAAAAATTATGCCTTGCTAAGTTCAGGGGCCTCGGTGGGTGATAATTATGGCCCCATGGTGGTGGCTAAAACACCCTATGCCCTTGATGCAATTGCCGAAAAAACGGTGGCGGTGCCAGGTCTCAATACAACCGCTTTATTAGCCCTAAAAATATTTGAGCCCAATCTTAATTTTATGGTCATGCCTTTTGATGAAATCATGCCCGCTATTGAAAGTGGAAAAGTCGATTTGGGTTTGATCATTCACGAAGGGCAATTGACTTATCGGGAAAAGGGTTTTCATTTGATTTTAGATTTGGGCGTGTGGTGGAAAGCAAAGTTTGGCCTACCCCTACCTTTGGGCGGGAATATTATTCGTAAAGATTTAGGCATTGATAAGATGAAAAAGATCGCCCAACTCATTTATCAAGGCATTAAATATAGTCTAGAACATCGCGAAGAAGCCTTGGCCTATGCCTTAAGTTTTGCCCGTGGAATGGACCCTAAAACCGCCGATCAATTTGTGGGCATGTATGTGAACGAGTTGACCCTCGATTATGGAGAGGTAGGGCGAAAAGCGGTGATGAAACTTTATGAAGAGGCGGTGGGTAAGCAAATTTTACCAGAATTACCCAAGGTAGAATTTTTAAGCCCAGACTGA